From Candidatus Zixiibacteriota bacterium, a single genomic window includes:
- a CDS encoding APC family permease: MAQVQTTEKLELRRDVSVWGSYMWGFADVGADTYVALGLVMAYAQGAASLVFALAGIIYIMIGLAYTELASAYPVAGGGPYFTLRGLGDFWGFVGGAALLLDYTIDIALFATASAGYLNFFMPYIIGRDIGSFVLSIGPFHQVHYFWCIETLILISILIWVNIRGVKESSFLNEFIGVLVIITESALVIMGFLFAWKPEFLAHQWKTQFPTFHNFMYGSSLAIISFVGLESISQAAQETRRPATIIPRTSLTLIFTVFIFAVAFSTLGLGVLPWQEFAKHMDNPIAILAKAIPLIGFMAGPFAAGLGALILFISSNTGVMGASRLTYSLSKFGIISPWFNAVHPKFRTPARTIIIFSMIGIV, translated from the coding sequence CTCTTATATGTGGGGATTTGCAGATGTAGGAGCAGATACCTATGTAGCTTTAGGCCTGGTGATGGCTTATGCCCAGGGAGCTGCGAGTTTAGTCTTTGCCCTGGCTGGAATAATCTATATAATGATTGGATTAGCCTATACTGAGCTTGCCTCAGCCTATCCAGTGGCTGGTGGAGGACCATACTTTACCCTACGGGGCTTAGGTGATTTCTGGGGTTTTGTAGGAGGAGCAGCTTTACTTTTAGACTATACCATCGATATTGCTCTTTTTGCCACTGCTTCGGCCGGTTATCTGAATTTTTTTATGCCTTATATCATAGGAAGAGATATAGGGAGCTTTGTCCTGTCTATTGGTCCATTTCACCAGGTTCATTACTTCTGGTGCATAGAGACTTTGATCTTAATTTCGATTTTGATCTGGGTCAATATCCGGGGTGTAAAAGAATCTTCTTTCTTAAACGAATTTATCGGGGTACTTGTAATCATAACGGAATCAGCCTTAGTGATAATGGGATTTCTTTTCGCCTGGAAACCTGAGTTTTTAGCCCATCAATGGAAAACCCAGTTCCCAACCTTTCACAATTTTATGTATGGCTCCTCTCTGGCGATTATCTCCTTTGTGGGTTTAGAGTCTATATCTCAAGCTGCTCAGGAGACCAGAAGGCCAGCAACTATAATACCCAGGACCTCCTTAACTTTGATTTTTACTGTATTTATCTTCGCAGTTGCTTTCTCCACCTTGGGCTTGGGAGTTCTGCCCTGGCAGGAGTTTGCCAAACATATGGATAATCCGATTGCCATTTTAGCCAAAGCCATCCCTTTGATTGGATTTATGGCAGGTCCTTTTGCGGCTGGTTTAGGTGCCCTAATCCTTTTCATCTCCTCTAATACCGGAGTTATGGGTGCCTCAAGACTAACTTATTCTTTAAGTAAATTCGGGATTATAAGCCCCTGGTTTAATGCAGTTCATCCAAAGTTCAGAACACCAGCTCGCACTATCATAATCTTCTCAATGATAGGGATAGTGGA